Proteins from a genomic interval of Fuerstiella sp.:
- a CDS encoding DUF1501 domain-containing protein, giving the protein MMFSTASFPAADPARRDFFNWGINGLGATAFTSMLSREASAAEFGRGLPQFPAKAKRAIHICLIGGMSHIDSFDYKPALEKFHGKSLQTDEQPDIFFGQVGLLKKQEWKFEPRGDSGLMISDMFPNIAELADDLTILRSMESESANHTPALFVANSGFEANGFPSMGSWLSYGLGSETDSLPAYVVLNDERGAPNTGTSTWSSAFLPSSSQGVVFEAGDQPVPDLFPAQPVPVAADQATREFVNAVNRHQLSQTNADAALSARLRSYELAAKMQLSVPEVADMSGETQETAEAYGVNDKQTSDMGRRCLLGRRLLERGVRFVQLFSGGPIAGSPRASWDAHESVMENHTIEAGRIDRPVAALLRDLKQRGMLQDTLVLFTTEFGRTPFSQSAADKVGPGRDHNRYGFSCWMAGAGLKSGFAFGETDEVGWKNVTRPIPWHDFHATVLHLMGIDHEQLTYYHNGIQRRLTNVHGEIVKEVLT; this is encoded by the coding sequence ATGATGTTTTCAACAGCCAGTTTTCCTGCCGCAGATCCGGCGCGCCGTGATTTCTTCAACTGGGGAATCAATGGTCTGGGAGCCACAGCGTTCACGAGTATGCTGAGCCGGGAGGCGTCGGCTGCGGAGTTCGGGCGCGGTCTGCCGCAGTTTCCGGCAAAAGCCAAAAGAGCCATTCACATCTGCCTGATCGGAGGTATGAGTCATATCGACTCTTTTGACTACAAACCGGCACTGGAAAAATTTCACGGAAAGTCACTGCAGACCGATGAACAGCCTGACATCTTTTTTGGGCAGGTTGGACTGCTGAAGAAGCAGGAATGGAAGTTCGAGCCGCGAGGCGACAGCGGCCTGATGATCTCTGACATGTTTCCAAACATTGCTGAACTGGCTGATGATCTGACGATTCTGAGATCCATGGAATCGGAGTCAGCGAATCACACACCGGCTTTGTTTGTGGCCAACAGCGGGTTCGAAGCCAACGGATTTCCCTCGATGGGCAGTTGGCTGTCTTATGGGCTGGGTTCTGAAACTGATTCACTGCCCGCCTATGTTGTTCTTAACGACGAACGAGGGGCGCCCAATACCGGGACATCCACCTGGAGTAGTGCGTTCCTGCCGTCAAGCAGTCAGGGGGTGGTCTTTGAAGCTGGTGACCAGCCGGTTCCTGATCTGTTTCCCGCTCAGCCTGTTCCGGTTGCTGCGGACCAGGCGACAAGAGAATTTGTTAATGCGGTCAATCGGCATCAGTTGTCGCAAACGAATGCAGATGCCGCCCTGTCGGCCCGGCTCAGGAGCTATGAACTGGCCGCGAAGATGCAGCTGTCGGTTCCCGAGGTCGCTGATATGAGCGGTGAAACCCAGGAAACCGCGGAAGCCTACGGTGTGAATGACAAACAGACATCCGATATGGGGCGACGCTGTCTGCTGGGGCGTCGTTTGCTGGAACGAGGTGTCCGGTTTGTACAGCTGTTTTCCGGAGGCCCGATTGCGGGAAGCCCGCGTGCCAGCTGGGATGCCCATGAAAGCGTCATGGAGAACCATACGATCGAGGCGGGCCGAATCGACCGGCCCGTGGCAGCTCTGCTGCGAGATCTCAAACAGAGAGGAATGCTGCAGGATACGCTGGTGCTGTTTACCACGGAATTTGGTCGTACTCCATTTTCCCAGTCCGCTGCCGACAAAGTTGGCCCTGGCCGGGATCACAATCGTTACGGATTCAGCTGCTGGATGGCCGGCGCCGGTCTGAAAAGCGGATTTGCATTCGGCGAGACCGATGAGGTCGGCTGGAAAAATGTAACACGTCCGATTCCCTGGCATGACTTCCACGCCACAGTTTTACATCTCATGGGAATCGATCACGAGCAGCTCACCTATTATCACAATGGTATTCAGCGACGGCTTACCAACGTCCACGGTGAAATTGTTAAAGAGGTTCTGACGTAG